One genomic window of Pseudomonadota bacterium includes the following:
- a CDS encoding NTP transferase domain-containing protein yields the protein MIERLAVIPARLGGQRLPGKPLLELAGAPLIWHVARRVAAAGVADRVIVATDDARIGAAAAGSGAEVVVDASPFACGTDRVAAVARRWAARWVINVQGDEALVSAAHLLGALAAAERGALGTVATTCTPPGWLEDPHAVKVALGADGRALDFGRSAPRCADARLLLHLGVYAFAGPTLQRLAALSPSARERGERLEQLRALEAGWAIAVTAVDVPAGAINTPADLPAVERALREREPSPAPLPGMRAAMGGSARAVSGLSQEAPAWPISRQK from the coding sequence GTGATCGAGCGGCTGGCGGTGATTCCGGCGCGGCTCGGTGGGCAGCGCCTGCCGGGCAAGCCGCTGCTCGAGCTGGCTGGAGCGCCGCTGATCTGGCACGTGGCCCGTCGCGTCGCCGCCGCCGGGGTGGCCGACCGCGTGATCGTGGCTACTGACGACGCGCGGATCGGCGCCGCCGCAGCGGGCAGCGGCGCGGAGGTTGTCGTCGACGCGTCGCCCTTCGCCTGCGGCACCGACCGCGTCGCCGCCGTGGCGCGCCGGTGGGCGGCGCGCTGGGTGATCAACGTGCAGGGCGATGAAGCGCTGGTCAGCGCTGCGCACCTCCTCGGGGCGCTGGCAGCCGCCGAGCGTGGCGCGCTCGGCACGGTGGCCACCACCTGCACGCCGCCGGGATGGCTCGAGGATCCGCATGCGGTGAAGGTCGCCCTGGGCGCCGATGGGCGGGCCCTCGACTTTGGGCGCTCTGCGCCCCGGTGCGCCGACGCGCGCCTGCTCTTGCACCTGGGGGTCTATGCCTTCGCCGGCCCCACGCTGCAGCGCCTTGCGGCGCTCTCCCCGAGTGCCCGCGAGCGGGGCGAGCGCCTCGAGCAGCTCCGCGCCCTGGAGGCCGGCTGGGCGATCGCCGTGACGGCCGTAGACGTACCGGCGGGCGCGATCAATACTCCCGCCGACCTGCCCGCGGTGGAGCGAGCGTTGCGCGAGCGTGAGCCGTCGCCAGCGCCGCTCCCGGGCATGCGAGCCGCGATGGGCGGCTCGGCGCGAGCGGTCAGCGGTCTGTCCCAGGAGGCACCGGCGTGGCCAATAAGCCGACAAAAATAA
- a CDS encoding ATP-grasp domain-containing protein produces MFKRVLIANRGEIAVRAIRSCRELGITTVAVYSAVDRSSLHVRLADVALPIGPAPARESYLDGDRILEAARRSGAEAIYPGYGFLAENADFAEACAAAGLVFIGPPPAAMRQMGDKIAARELMSRAGVPVVPGTHGATHGAAGGAGAGGQGGAADAAVGLADADAALLAARALGWPVLLKATAGGGGKGMRAVRGEEELARAFDAARREALAAFGDGTLYLEKLIEGPRHIEIQVLADAAGTTLQLFERDCSLQRRHQKVVEETPSPVLDEATREAMGALALRAARAVGYVGAGTVELLFDRATGSYYFLEMNTRLQVEHPITELCCGVDLVREQLRVAAGERLRWTQEALRPRGAAIECRVYAEDPLTWLPSPGRISALRQPGGPGVRDDSGVYAGAEISSHYDPLISKLCVWGEDRAQAIARMRRALGEYRVAGIATNLPFLRAVVAQAAFAAGDYDTGSLERHRDELCAAQAQALAEPSPAAVAAAALETVWGAPSGAGGAAASAEATAAGEVQPSAWRRSLGWPR; encoded by the coding sequence GCCGTCTACTCGGCAGTCGATCGCAGCAGTCTGCATGTGCGCCTGGCGGATGTCGCGTTGCCGATCGGGCCGGCCCCGGCTCGGGAGAGCTACCTCGACGGCGATCGGATTCTCGAGGCCGCGCGCCGCAGCGGTGCCGAGGCCATCTATCCGGGCTATGGGTTTCTCGCGGAGAACGCCGATTTCGCCGAGGCCTGCGCCGCGGCGGGGCTGGTCTTCATCGGGCCTCCGCCAGCGGCGATGCGTCAGATGGGCGACAAGATCGCCGCGCGCGAGCTGATGTCGCGGGCCGGGGTGCCGGTGGTGCCTGGCACCCATGGGGCCACCCATGGGGCGGCCGGCGGCGCTGGAGCTGGCGGGCAGGGGGGCGCGGCGGACGCGGCGGTGGGTCTGGCCGACGCGGACGCGGCGCTGTTGGCGGCGCGAGCGCTCGGCTGGCCGGTGCTGCTCAAGGCCACGGCCGGCGGCGGCGGCAAGGGCATGCGCGCGGTGCGGGGCGAGGAGGAGCTGGCGCGTGCCTTCGACGCCGCGCGTCGCGAGGCGCTGGCGGCCTTCGGCGACGGCACGCTCTACCTCGAGAAGCTGATCGAAGGGCCGCGGCACATCGAGATCCAGGTGCTCGCCGATGCGGCGGGTACCACGCTGCAGCTCTTCGAGCGCGACTGCTCGCTGCAGCGACGCCACCAAAAGGTCGTCGAGGAGACGCCGAGCCCGGTGCTCGACGAGGCCACGCGCGAGGCGATGGGGGCGCTGGCGCTGCGCGCTGCGCGCGCGGTCGGTTATGTCGGCGCCGGCACGGTCGAGCTGCTCTTCGATCGCGCGACGGGCAGCTACTACTTCCTTGAGATGAACACCCGCTTGCAGGTCGAGCATCCGATCACGGAGCTCTGCTGCGGCGTCGATCTGGTGCGCGAGCAGCTCCGCGTCGCGGCCGGCGAGCGCCTGCGTTGGACGCAGGAGGCCTTGCGCCCGCGCGGCGCGGCGATCGAGTGTCGGGTCTACGCCGAGGATCCGCTCACCTGGCTTCCCAGCCCCGGGCGCATCAGCGCGCTGCGGCAGCCAGGGGGGCCCGGGGTGCGCGACGACTCGGGCGTCTACGCCGGTGCCGAGATCTCGAGCCACTACGATCCGTTGATCTCGAAGCTCTGCGTCTGGGGCGAGGATCGCGCGCAGGCGATCGCGCGCATGCGCCGGGCGCTGGGCGAATACCGCGTCGCGGGCATCGCCACCAACTTGCCCTTCCTGCGCGCTGTGGTGGCGCAGGCCGCCTTCGCCGCCGGAGATTACGATACGGGCTCCTTGGAGCGGCACCGCGACGAGCTCTGCGCCGCTCAGGCGCAGGCCCTCGCCGAGCCCTCGCCGGCGGCGGTGGCCGCGGCCGCCCTCGAGACGGTCTGGGGGGCGCCGTCGGGCGCCGGTGGGGCGGCAGCCAGCGCCGAGGCGACGGCGGCGGGGGAGGTTCAGCCCTCCGCCTGGCGCCGCAGCCTTGGGTGGCCGCGTTGA